CACAAGCGGTTCGGCTGAAACTCGtcaaatattcgttagccggagaagcgagaaaatggttcacaaagctgcctcgaaactctattgctatatgggaagagatggtcaaaacgtttctcaggaagtggtatcccccgagtaaaagagttgaaattcgtgatcagatttaTGAGTTCAAAAAATGTAATGGGGAACAAATTTTTGAAGCTTGGTtgaggtacaaagaatatttggataggagtccaaaccatgggtttccagatcagattttgaaggagaagttctaCAGAGGGTTGGATCCCATGACCCAAGCAATAGCCAATAATGGTGCTAGtgggtgtttcatgaataagtcctatgctaatattactgatatacttgatcgattgaATAGACATAGTCAAGCATGGCATTCAAGTAATTCTAATGGGCTATCACTTAGAATACCGTTGATTCAAAAATTGTGAAAGATAGCTAGGAAACGCAGCTGATATTGGCACAAGTGGCTACTAGTCTATCTTTActgacaaagaggcttgatgagagGGAATCGAAGCAGGTAAAAgtttgtgaagatatctcaggcatgccgTCTAGAATGTACCAATGCCATGAGGGTCCATATCAAAAGGGTCCCCCACAACCAGTTGAGAATGTTCAATATGCAGATTATGTAGCGAAAGGGGATGTTTCTGGGCCAAATTAGAGATACTGGAGACCTCAACAAGGGCAGGGTGCatacaaccaagggaactacaacaacaaccaagggaactacaataacaactatcactactaaaaaaccaacgtttagtgacggaatattagcgaCAGCCCATATTCTGTCGCCAATTAACGACGGATTAGCTACGGATTACTCATTTTGTCGCGagaaaagcaactaaaatttTATCTCATTAAATAGCGACGGATTAGCAACGAAAACTGAGTTTCGTCACTAATGATTAGAGCGAAATTTCGGCGCCTTAAATTTCACTACAGATTTAGCAATAGAAGAGGcgcgacaaattttatttttatatagcGACGGATTCAGCAACGAAAACTCTGTCGCTAGGCCTTTTAATTTTTCTcggaaaaaatatatatttgcaaCAACAGAAAAATTTGTCGCAATATTAATCATTAAAAGAAATAAATGTATTATTTAGCGACACAATATAAAATCCGTCGCTATTCTGTCGTTAAGTGTTAAAATAGAAGATATAACCTAGGGTAAACATTTCAGTtcatttcacttcaaaacactccCAACACAGATATAGAGAGAGAGTATACGAAATTGCTAACATAGAGAGCGAGAGAGCGCACAGCAGAGATCAAAATAATGTGAATCTAGCGTTTCtattgtgtttttctcttcttctgctgcatcttttatctaaaggaaaggtaagttttgatttttctatgttttatgggcagtttctttcttctttatctcTTTCTTTGTGTTTTCTGACATTAAACCTAAAATAGAAATTAAGAAATCtgtgtttttttatttattatctaAAGGACAGAGTGTCTTTAAGTGTTTTTTGGCTAAAATCGAAGGTGGGTATCTTGAAAACTGtgggtttataatttatttgaaggttaagtgttgggaatctctatttgggccaaaatctgatgaaaatggaaattcgacctttgtttgtgctaaaccttgtaggataatattatttggtggttaaagtttgttttaattcgttgcatgtcgagaaaaagcttgaagaactcaacattctttatattctgtgatttgaaatcagtgttagtgAACTGGGTTTCTTACTCGATTATTTTTGTACTCTGTGATTTGAAATCAATGTTAGTGAACTGGGTTTCTTACTCGATTTTTtttgtttcagtttcagttttgtttcaatttgtcattttttttaactaaaaggtGAATGATATGTTCTGTTTCACTAAGTTATTTCAGCTTGTTCTTCCATTTAGAGGTCATTCGGTTGTATTAATGATATGAAAACAGAACATTAATTTGATTGCTTTGTTTATGTCAACATTGATAGGAACATGAATAATCTAGAGCGTGATTGGATGTACGATAGGTTGGATGGCCAAGGGGGTATAAACTCTAGCTTTGTAACCGGTGTAGATAATTTTATCCAATTTGCACTTTCTCAACGAAATTACATGAGCAGTAACAAGGTTAGATGTCCATGTAAAAAATGTCACAACATTAAATACATGGATGTTGAAATCGTTGAATATCACCTTTTTAATTTTGGATTTGTTGAGGACTATTTTGATTGGGAGTATCAAGGGGAAAAAGATGTGATCGGTGAGATAACTTCTGGTAATGTTTTGCATGGTGGTTCTCAACCTGAATCGGGATTCGATAATCCATACTGACAAATGGTCTTGGATTTAGCTGGACCCAACTTTGGTCAGGGTTCGAGTTCGCAATCTTATAGCAATATTGAAGTTGATTCTTCTCATACTTATGAACCTTCAATGGAGGAGGAGCCTAATCCCGGGTCCCAAAGATTTTACAATTTGCTACAAGTTGCTGATGAAAAATTATATCCCGGTTCTTCTCTCTCTCAACTTGCAGTAGTCTCCAGAATGTTAAATATTAAAATGGAGAATACTTTGCCCCAGAGAGGTTATAACCAAATGATACAATTGTTGAAAGACGTTTTACCTGAAGATAACAAAGTGCTTGATAACTATTATCAGACTAAGAATCTAGTGCATAGTTTGGGTTTGCCAGTTGAAAAAATTGATTGTTGTGATTCAGGATGTATGTTGTATTGGGGTGATGATGAACACCTTACATCTTGTAAATTCTGTGGTAACCAGAGGTATAAGCGTCGTGTCGGCTCTCGTAAGAGGAAATTGGTCCCTTACAAGAAAATGTATTATTTTCCTTTGATTCCTAGATTGAAAAGATTATATGCATCCCATGCTACAGCTTCCGACATGAGATGGCACCATGAGCATACACAAGAGGATGGGGTAATGCGTCATCCATCAGACACTGAGGCTTGGAAGAACTTCAATGAAACACATTCTTTTTTTGCTGCTGAACCAAGGAATGTAAGGTTGGGGTTATGTACTGATGGTTTCCAACCGTTTAGTCAATCTGGGAGGAAATACTCTTCGTGGCCAGTGATTGTCACCCCATACAATTTGGCTCCAGGAATGTGTATGAAAGAGGCATATATGTTCCTAACTGTCATTGTTCCTGGGCCAAACAATCCCAAACATAAAATTGACGTTTATCTGCAACCTCTAATAAAGGAATTGACTTTGTTGTGGGAGACAGGTGTAGAAGCATTTGACATCTCGCAAAAGCAAAACTTTCAACTGAGGGCAGCTTTGATGTGGACAATCAGTGACTTCCCAGCATATTCTATGTTATCAGGATGGAGTACTGCGGGCAAGTTAAcatgtccttattgtatggagGAAACACAATCCTTTAGATTACAACATAGCAGGAAAACATCTTGGTTTGATAGTCATAGAATGTTCTTTGACCAACATCATCCTTTTAGGAGAGATCGTAAAAACTTTCTCAAAGGTAAGACTGTCAAAAGACTATCACCACTCTATAGAACAGGAGAGGAAATTTTGAACCAAATTTGTGACTTGGGGATAAGGAAAGTAACAGAGTTAGATGCACAGGAAGTTAATCAGAGAATATGTAAGTCTTGTGGGTGGAAAAAGCGAAGCATATTTTGGGATTTGCCTTATTGGAGTTCTAACATGATTCGACATAATCTTGACGTcatgcatattgaaaaaaatgTCTTTGATAATGTATTTAATACAGTTCTTAATATTGATAACAAAACCAAAGACAATCTACAATCACGTCAAGATATGGTAAATTACTGTGATCGACCACAGTTGGCAAAAGAGACTAGTGGAAAATATCCAAAAGCTATATATACAATAGATAAGGAAGAAAGAGCTATCTTGTTCAATTGGGTGAAGGGTTTGAAGTTTCCAGATGGGTATGTTTCGAATTTAGGTAGATGTCCAGACACAAACGCGAAAAGATTATTTGGCatgaaaagtcatgattgccATGTGTTCATGCAACGAGTAATGCCTATTGCTTTTCGTGAACTGCTTCCCAGTAATGTGTGGCAAGCACTTACAAAATTGAGCTTATTTTTTAAAGATCTTACTTCGACCGCTCTACGAGTGGATGACATGGAAATATTAGAGGCAGACAACCCGCAAATCTTGTGTAAGTTAAAACGTATATTTCCCCCTGGGTTCTTTGACTCAATGGAACATCTGCCTGTGCACCTGCCATATGAAGCAAAGATTGCTAGACCTGTACAATATCGATGGATGTATCCTTTTGAAAGGTAAATTTGAAACTTTATGTTCAAATTATGACAAGTATGCTAAACCTAACTTTTCTAATATAACGGTCCATCCATTTATGAATTTAGGTACCTCGGAACTCTTAAAAGAATGATTGGGAATAAAGCTAGTGTTGAGGGTTCCATTTGTGAAGCATACTTGATGAAGGAGTCAACACATTTGTTTTCTCATTATTTTGAACCTCATGTCATGACACGTAATTACGATGTGGACcgtaatgatgatggtggtgCTGTAGAAGATCTTGAAGGAAATTTATCAATATTCACCCGTCCTGGTCGACTATGGGGAGAAGCAAAAAAGAGGAATTTATCCATTGAAGAAATCAAGGCTGCCCAAACTTACATTTACTAAATTGTAAAGAGGTTGAACCATTTGTGAGGTAGCATTTGAATGTTAAACTCTCTTATTATTATAAATGTCTCCATATATATCATGACTTTCTATTGAACTTAATTTGTTGCAATGAAGTATGTACGTGCAACGTCTGCAAGGAGAATTCCCGAATCTATTTAAAGGTCAAATAGATGAGAGCCTTGAAGCATATTTCTCTATATGGTTCAAGGAATATGTAAGTTTCAACAATCATTAATTTTTATACAATATGTTATTAAATTCTCAAAATTTAACTAAGTCTTACATTTTTCTAAATAGGTCCGCTGCAACCATATTGAGAATAAATTCTTACGTAGTCTGGCTCATGGACCACTAATAGGCGCTACATGTCATTCTGTGTATTTTACTAATGGATACAAATTTCACACAGACAGTCATGGTAGCGCAAGATCAACAATGAACAGTGGAGTTTGTATCTCGGATCCAAATTTTGGTGATTAC
The sequence above is a segment of the Lycium barbarum isolate Lr01 chromosome 6, ASM1917538v2, whole genome shotgun sequence genome. Coding sequences within it:
- the LOC132643844 gene encoding uncharacterized protein LOC132643844, which translates into the protein MVLDLAGPNFGQGSSSQSYSNIEVDSSHTYEPSMEEEPNPGSQRFYNLLQVADEKLYPGSSLSQLAVVSRMLNIKMENTLPQRGYNQMIQLLKDVLPEDNKVLDNYYQTKNLVHSLGLPVEKIDCCDSGCMLYWGDDEHLTSCKFCGNQRYKRRVGSRKRKLVPYKKMYYFPLIPRLKRLYASHATASDMRWHHEHTQEDGVMRHPSDTEAWKNFNETHSFFAAEPRNVRLGLCTDGFQPFSQSGRKYSSWPVIVTPYNLAPGMCMKEAYMFLTVIVPGPNNPKHKIDVYLQPLIKELTLLWETGVEAFDISQKQNFQLRAALMWTISDFPAYSMLSGWSTAGKLTCPYCMEETQSFRLQHSRKTSWFDSHRMFFDQHHPFRRDRKNFLKGKTVKRLSPLYRTGEEILNQICDLGIRKVTELDAQEVNQRICKSCGWKKRSIFWDLPYWSSNMIRHNLDVMHIEKNVFDNVFNTVLNIDNKTKDNLQSRQDMVNYCDRPQLAKETSGKYPKAIYTIDKEERAILFNWVKGLKFPDGYVSNLGRCPDTNAKRLFGMKSHDCHVFMQRVMPIAFRELLPSNVWQALTKLSLFFKDLTSTALRVDDMEILEADNPQILCKLKRIFPPGFFDSMEHLPVHLPYEAKIARPVQYRWMYPFERYLGTLKRMIGNKASVEGSICEAYLMKESTHLFSHYFEPHVMTRNYDVDRNDDGGAVEDLEGNLSIFTRPGRLWGEAKKRNLSIEEIKAAQTYIY